The following proteins are encoded in a genomic region of Limosilactobacillus reuteri subsp. reuteri:
- a CDS encoding Ppx/GppA family phosphatase produces the protein MVENLAIVDLGSNSARMAITEIAPDGRFREIRRVKENTRLSEGMGREKMLQESAIERTIAALKRFKKIYQEIPNIKVRAITTAAVRQARNRQEFLKRVQQEVGIHLQVLSGKKEAYYDYLGVVRTLRLNHCLILDVGGASCELILVQQRKARNLISIPVGAVNLSEQYHLNGYVRSADLFRAQVAMNERLTKIPWLRYATRVPIVLLGGANRTLARMTQSYHHHHRRNGSIHGYQLSSRVVFATYRELLNRNLAQRKRMTGLEPERADIIIGGMLPLVTLLQRNSDGRVIFSESGVREGIITEYVNQRKRHHD, from the coding sequence ATGGTGGAAAACCTCGCGATTGTAGACCTCGGCTCAAACTCGGCCCGAATGGCAATAACAGAAATTGCTCCAGACGGACGATTCCGTGAAATTCGACGTGTAAAAGAAAATACACGTTTATCTGAGGGAATGGGACGAGAAAAAATGTTACAAGAGAGTGCAATTGAACGCACAATTGCGGCTCTAAAACGATTTAAAAAAATCTACCAAGAGATTCCCAATATTAAGGTTCGTGCGATCACGACTGCTGCAGTTCGGCAGGCACGAAATCGTCAAGAGTTTTTGAAGCGCGTCCAGCAAGAAGTTGGTATTCATCTGCAAGTTTTATCTGGTAAAAAAGAAGCCTATTATGATTACTTAGGTGTCGTTCGAACATTGCGGCTTAACCACTGTTTAATTTTAGATGTTGGTGGAGCAAGCTGTGAATTGATATTGGTACAGCAGCGAAAAGCACGTAACTTGATTTCTATTCCGGTGGGTGCTGTTAATTTATCAGAGCAATACCATTTAAATGGCTATGTTCGTTCGGCTGACCTTTTTCGTGCGCAGGTAGCGATGAACGAACGATTGACCAAAATTCCGTGGTTACGTTATGCGACACGTGTCCCGATTGTTTTATTAGGTGGTGCTAACCGGACTTTGGCGCGTATGACCCAGTCTTACCATCACCATCACCGTCGAAATGGTTCAATTCATGGGTATCAGCTCTCCTCGCGAGTAGTATTTGCTACTTATCGGGAATTGTTAAATCGTAACTTGGCCCAGCGTAAACGCATGACTGGTCTAGAACCGGAACGAGCAGACATTATCATCGGCGGAATGCTGCCTCTTGTAACCCTTTTGCAACGCAACAGTGATGGTCGGGTTATTTTTTCAGAGAGTGGTGTCCGCGAAGGAATCATCACTGAATATGTAAATCAAAGGAAGCGACACCATGACTGA
- the trpS gene encoding tryptophan--tRNA ligase, which translates to MAEEKHVILTGDRPTGKLHIGHYVGSLKNRVELQNTGKYDTFIMIADQQALTDNARDPEKIRRSLHEVALDYLAVGIDPKKSTILVQSQIPALSELTMHYLNLVTVARLRRNPTVKTEIKQKKFGESVPAGFFTYPVSQAADITAFKADTVPVGDDQEPMLEQTREIVRTFNRIYQQDILVEPEGVFPPKGQGRIPGLDGNAKMSKSLGNAIYLSDDADTVQKKVMSMYTDPTHIKVSDPGHVEGNTVFTYLDIFDPDKEQVAKLKEQYQAGGLGDVKIKRYLNEVLEAKLAPIRKRREEYAANLDYVDQVLKEGSARANEVANQTLKEVRDAIGINYFG; encoded by the coding sequence ATGGCAGAAGAAAAACACGTTATTTTAACTGGTGATCGACCAACTGGCAAGTTGCATATTGGACACTATGTAGGTTCGTTAAAAAATCGGGTTGAATTACAAAATACAGGTAAATATGACACATTTATCATGATTGCTGACCAACAAGCATTGACCGATAATGCCCGGGATCCGGAAAAAATCCGCCGTAGTCTCCATGAAGTTGCTCTGGATTATTTGGCGGTTGGAATTGATCCAAAGAAATCAACAATTTTGGTTCAATCACAAATTCCAGCATTAAGTGAATTAACGATGCACTACCTTAACTTAGTAACTGTTGCGCGTTTACGCAGAAATCCAACTGTTAAGACTGAGATTAAGCAAAAGAAATTTGGTGAAAGTGTTCCAGCCGGATTCTTTACTTATCCGGTAAGCCAAGCAGCAGATATTACAGCATTTAAGGCTGATACAGTGCCGGTGGGTGATGACCAAGAACCAATGCTTGAACAAACTCGTGAAATTGTGCGGACGTTCAACCGTATTTACCAACAAGATATTTTGGTTGAACCTGAAGGAGTATTTCCACCAAAGGGTCAGGGACGGATTCCAGGACTAGATGGCAACGCAAAAATGAGTAAGTCCCTTGGCAATGCAATTTATCTTTCTGATGATGCTGATACAGTGCAAAAGAAAGTAATGTCGATGTATACTGATCCAACACATATCAAGGTTAGTGATCCTGGTCATGTTGAAGGCAATACTGTCTTTACTTATCTTGACATCTTTGATCCAGACAAAGAACAAGTTGCTAAATTGAAGGAGCAATACCAAGCTGGTGGTCTTGGGGATGTTAAGATTAAACGCTACTTAAATGAAGTTCTTGAAGCTAAACTTGCACCAATTCGCAAGCGGCGCGAAGAGTATGCTGCTAATCTTGATTATGTTGATCAAGTTCTTAAAGAAGGATCAGCACGGGCAAACGAGGTCGCAAACCAGACACTTAAAGAAGTTCGTGATGCAATCGGAATTAACTACTTTGGCTAA
- a CDS encoding hydroxymethylglutaryl-CoA reductase, degradative, which translates to MTDWQHGFYKLSADDRRQQLTKARQLSPIEEQVLANTSSDLGDELVENYITDYSLPEGVALNITVNNRSYVVPMVIEEPSVIAAASNGAHRVSRSGGFTAPRQDRQLVGQVVLDDVTDKAAVKAWLLEHQDEILTIANQAHPSMQARGGGVKSMKVRTPGDFISVDLGIDVCQAMGANSVNTMAEAVGKWLTDQGFHVITAILSNLATQSLQTATCKVAFRYLATPEMDGKEVAQRIARLSDLAQVDPYRAATHNKGIMNGIDAVMVASGNDWRAIESGAHAYAARDGQYRGLSTWEIQDGYLVGKIVLPLPVGVIGGSIGLNKMTKINYHISQIKSAEELAAVTASVGLAQNLAALRALTTTGIQAGHMKLQYRSLAASVGATPAEVPLVVAQLKQRSHVDQALAKEILSTIRKDQVND; encoded by the coding sequence ATGACTGATTGGCAACACGGTTTTTATAAGTTATCTGCCGATGATCGACGTCAACAATTGACAAAAGCTCGTCAACTGTCCCCCATCGAAGAGCAAGTATTGGCAAATACAAGTTCAGATTTAGGGGATGAGTTAGTCGAAAATTATATTACTGATTATTCTTTACCTGAAGGAGTAGCCTTAAACATAACCGTAAATAATCGTTCGTATGTTGTGCCCATGGTGATTGAAGAACCATCAGTCATAGCCGCTGCTAGCAATGGTGCACACCGGGTAAGTAGGTCGGGAGGATTTACTGCTCCTCGGCAAGACCGACAATTAGTGGGACAAGTTGTGTTAGATGACGTGACCGATAAAGCAGCAGTTAAAGCATGGTTATTAGAACACCAAGATGAGATTTTAACAATTGCTAACCAGGCGCACCCATCAATGCAGGCACGAGGTGGGGGTGTGAAGTCGATGAAAGTTCGCACCCCTGGGGACTTTATTAGCGTTGATTTAGGGATTGACGTTTGCCAGGCGATGGGCGCTAATAGCGTCAATACGATGGCAGAAGCGGTTGGAAAATGGTTAACGGACCAGGGCTTCCATGTTATTACCGCAATTTTAAGCAATCTTGCAACACAGAGTCTGCAAACCGCTACTTGTAAAGTTGCTTTTCGGTACTTAGCAACTCCGGAGATGGATGGTAAAGAGGTTGCTCAACGAATTGCTCGTCTTAGTGATCTTGCACAAGTTGACCCTTATCGAGCAGCTACCCATAATAAAGGAATAATGAACGGGATCGATGCGGTCATGGTCGCCAGTGGAAATGACTGGCGGGCAATTGAAAGCGGGGCCCATGCTTATGCTGCTCGTGATGGACAATATCGCGGATTAAGTACTTGGGAAATCCAGGACGGCTACTTGGTAGGAAAAATTGTTCTTCCTTTACCGGTTGGTGTAATTGGTGGTTCAATTGGATTAAATAAAATGACTAAGATAAACTATCATATTAGTCAAATTAAGAGTGCTGAAGAGTTGGCGGCCGTAACAGCAAGTGTCGGATTAGCACAAAATTTGGCTGCTTTACGAGCATTGACAACCACTGGGATTCAAGCTGGTCATATGAAACTCCAATACCGGTCATTAGCAGCAAGTGTCGGAGCAACGCCAGCAGAAGTACCATTAGTAGTAGCACAATTAAAGCAGCGATCACATGTTGACCAAGCACTTGCTAAAGAAATATTATCAACGATCAGAAAGGACCAAGTTAATGACTGA